A window from Drosophila subobscura isolate 14011-0131.10 chromosome O, UCBerk_Dsub_1.0, whole genome shotgun sequence encodes these proteins:
- the LOC117899364 gene encoding putative tricarboxylate transport protein, mitochondrial, producing MQPPVPSPVAANSGEKGLKGIIAGGITGGLEILITYPTEFVKTQLQLDEKGELKKFNGIADCVTKTVKNKGFFGLYRGLSVLLLGSIPKSAARFGAFEFYSTKMRGDGGELTMTKRFFSGMLAGMTEAVVAVTPMETIKVRFISDQRSAKPKYKGLFHGIGQIFKSEGIGGIYKGLPATVVKQGSNQAIRFFVLFSLKDLYTGKDRTKSVPKVLVGIFGAIAGAASVFGNNPIDVVKTRMQSLDAAKYKNSVDCALKIIRHEGPMAFYKGTVPRLGRVCLDVAITFMIYDSIMDLFNLVWK from the exons ATGCAGCCGCCTGTGCCATCTCCCGTTGCAGCCAACAGTGGAGAAAAAGGTCTGAAGGGCATCATTGCCGGCGGTATTACTGGTGGGTTGGAAATTCTCATCACTTACCCCACGGAGTTCGTGAAGACACAACTGCAGCTGGACGAGAAGGGGGAACTGAAGAAATTCAATGGCATCGCCGACTGTGTGACGAAAACGGTCAAGAATAAGGGATTCTTTGGCCTCTATCGCGGCTTGAgcgtgttgctgctgggcagcATACCAAAAAGTGCAGCCAG GTTTGGGGCCTTTGAGTTCTATAGCACTAAGATGCGCGGTGATGGTGGAGAACTGACCATGACGAAACGCTTCTTCTCCGGCATGTTGGCTGGCATGACAGAGGCGGTTGTGGCCGTCACACCAATGGAGACAATCAAGGTGCGTTTCATCAGCGATCAACGAAGCGCAAAGCCCAAGTACAAGGGTCTGTTTCATGGCATTGGGCAGATCTTCAAGAGTGAAG GAATTGGTGGCATTTACAAGGGACTGCCAGCCACTGTGGTGAAGCAGGGCTCCAATCAGGCCATTCGTTTCTTTGTGCTCTTCTCGCTGAAGGACTTGTACACGGGCAAAGACCGGACAAAGTCGGTGCCAAAAGTGTTGGTTGGTATTTTTGGTGCCATTGCCGGTGCCGCATCGGTGTTTGGCAATAATCCCATCGATGTGGTCAAGACACGCATGCAGAGCTTGGATGCGGCTAAATACAAGAACTCGGTGGACTGTGCCCTGAAGATCATACGCCACGAGGGTCCCATGGCCTTCTACAAAGGCACAGTGCCACGCCTGGGCAGAGTCTGTCTCGATGTGGCCATTACATTCATGATCTACGATTCGATTATGgatttgtttaatttagtttGGAAATAg
- the LOC117899334 gene encoding uncharacterized protein LOC117899334 translates to MWSNFEASPCEDETISNVFSSRGMFRISSEEEVEKYPEVLASVQCGKMVISIDKSLLLLEDELVAKCSFLSFSAQIEAIAISSSGNLIVCGLSDGEVHGVFIKGLLLFSVCVKLEDVSLTGGTFRSIHQCDQRFYFTCKNGSIYGLSEIDEATLESATNITLNDNETIACEKAILDDVTIKRITKGRPMGNVDCAVLFKQLSSVGHISAQNNQEVRGADHGLIISGDQGTANFKTSANDVTRISLPAHYGSLKQIYNLDDCVIALTNSGHLLDICPYTRTVNLCQSSQGRTLLIEDLLVMECSEECIELLILTKPTDEGRLMKIVEYPSLRCKNEVEVPEHAWLVRQPKCAVNLYYLAAKEANQSSLPSVVEMMLVSETDPSDRFKKLVAKGRLEEAEEFGKQFELCLQPIFEAKAKRILVELCNSDSQLKDPEVDAKFQILLQLLSQIESKAFIKNNRMINLSSRHILERYLREIQKRLSFEEDEEDMLEIDEQLHRLKTLAITDPYECNSDWQKFIYDNNLVRVVKSLFNTDMPTACLIWRRHSSSILPHLNEDELRTLLGFIPSNTKPFNVVQWLRQFIPMVSNTHPSIMPFITDWSIEMTRKLQYNTHWPNIGLEFATKILEIFEEIQFTYSDVRRQQERNVGKLRDLVNALQDLFVLKTNYNMGFTLDNYMQDSIDATALSILQHVQLDKLQRLVKDFMYPIFQEKGRQPLAVIKQYIAQLVASRQSSSKWLERAMACIELLHNEDSRLECALSVLQNAPLPWPETLGPLIKLRNSTHPLAAKINAEYEIQVIKIMKVKYGWPADSSADINLELFMMRIVKLNLPDMLDDIRTLTKAAPEISTGANFNCCYQMARRGQIEMAYEFFKSLGSETNDKHRLDVVEIFANLLENSSTASFVNETKVQEHLNVLELFKLFLPHVESVYERRYLIIKHRFHLREKFSIELSCSGELIPLCRRHELLDEAIERIIERAQATLNVSAFMASEMGELCTALDLSKVFGLQRLCQRVACLPLSCALAYHVLQFFDCVPANSSDYINLALELIVQQIDSAKGNNQDSPSSLQLINESDPLSFPLAYDLLTSALLHERSRRRDLVELIQYIRVAVIHYPLDAITTHYNGKEQAINENICRALDGTPMALGETTLNFTSALNGSFDVKPLPQQLQQTTSKKRYSVSMFDEVEVQPAQQPQQKRNISGRLPIVKFLARTLLVMITEAEPTNSMLLQVRQSLAENVKADIDGARADFFLSLEYLTKAKEHDVWYVMSQYLLEYQKQNCKKKRIINEGFISLQLRRIFRNAMNNKDANFIELFSMLVADGEAVAQLDKLSTEVKTDLQKINFLTLSAMYSEHIEDMDNVQIIRAKRLKLYYYLEFCQQDPRIKGKFNADMDNIEHLLKEFHNKQLDVTLLERMSRDFGFDYQKILITQILSILNAQELRFEIKRDTFGDDELVMLSSAQEMQEMCQPYINEIKNVELFTSKLKQFIEEINIYFYELYMCVINILMFFDAAPKEMEIWTNILHFLRHKMITRRRNRPGQLETDMWLKSQRENGVLPKISRYRLPFKPIVEQPLKDILDSELNVDNCQSWFPLIQMYTALKGSKDSNQNCDYFCMSAVKNSIAEYKSKNESESWSLHPTNNAFLKSILRLVKKVHNPNKAFLILYFVSNYARDGADMVEASYECWNFIKESGHLITDAKSQEQVAKVKRRYPIQKTQHLLYVYGLTDEKLLRLVENPTELIHSLYHHELIIKSSKVDINALVTEIANLHDLNLGSIQFRLLQKWLSVTMEPADGTMLEETFLEDQNWSDQHGAGDTSCIGGSSSDDASENVVRAFYILSSWPKSEAVKFLVGLIFKGGSVNTSTQLQMYECYSKLNDGSNSFTNTISQRQFITIKCVHELKALGYKSNIDKFADDHCNKIDILKMIWQRNAENPLSLEVMANICLGFDIHLPKIWNGILKRMVMFHMLRELNALLDVLSCRPQLLHLDGLALAWDYVLCHPLKNAVQTRSFAQEELLHKTLLRLQGCPVVHALNLVQFAELCILIHRPHMAAALLSFCQSSEQREKVKKLIANRQGDNLRQHILDLEEAGLLPVVLNFALKELKL, encoded by the exons ATGTGGAGCAACTTTGAGGCGTCTCCTTGCGAGGATGAGACCATATCGAATGTGTTCTCCTCGCGTGGCATGTTCCGGATaagcagcgaggaggag GTCGAGAAATACCCAGAGGTTTTGGCTTCCGTGCAATGCGGCAAAATGGTGATATCCATAGACaagagtctgctgctgctggaggacgAACTGGTGGCGAAGTGCAGCTTCCTCAGTTTCAGTGCGCAGATCGAAGCCATTGCCAtctccagcagcggcaatcTGATTGTGTGCGGCCTCAGCGATGGCGAAGTTCACGGTGTGTTCATCAAGGGATTGCTTTTGTTCAGCGTTTGCGTGAAACTGGAGGATGTGAGCCTTACGGGTGGCACCTTCAGAAGCATCCACCAGTGCGATCAAAGATTCTACTTTACCTGCAAGAATGGTAGCATCTATGG CTTGAGCGAAATTGATGAAGCCACCTTGGAGTCTGCGACGAACATAACCCTCAATGACAACGAGACCATTGCCTGCGAGAAGGCCATCCTGGACGATGTCACCATCAAGCGCATTACCAAGGGTCGCCCAATGGGCAATGTCGACTGCGCTGTGCTCTTCAAGCAGCTGTCGTCGGTGGGCCACATTTCCGCACAGAATAATCAGGAAGTGCGTGGCGCGGATCACGGCTTGATCATCTCCGGTGATCAGGGCACGGCCAACTTCAAGACGTCGGCTAATGATGTCACCCGCATCAGCCTGCCTGCGCATTATGGCAGCCTGAAGCAGATCTACAATTTGGATGATTGTGT GATTGCACTCACCAACTCTGGTCACCTGCTGGACATCTGTCCGTACACACGCACAGTGAATTTGTGCCAATCGTCACAGGGTCGCACCTTGTTGATCGAGGATCTGCTGGTCATGGAGTGCAGCGAGGAGTGCATTGAGCTGCTGATTCTCACCAAGCCAACGGATGAGGGGCGCTTAATGAAGATTGTGGAGTATCCAT CTCTGAGATGCAAAAATGAAGTGGAAGTGCCAGAGCATGCCTGGCTGGTGCGCCAGCCAAAGTGTGCCGTCAATCTGTACTATTTGGCAGCCAAGGAGGCGAACCAAAGCAGTCTGCCCTCAGTGGTGGAAATGATGCTGGTCTCGGAGACGGATCCCAGTGATCGATTCAAGAAACTCGTGGCCAAGGGCCGGCTGGAGGAGGCCGAGGAGTTTGGCAAACAATTCGAGCTGTGCCTGCAGCCGATCTTTGAGGCCAAAGCCAAGCGCATACTGGTGGAGCTCTGCAACTCCGATTCCCAATTGAAGGACCCTGAAGTGGATGCTAAATTCCAGatcctgctgcagttgctctcGCAGATTGAGAGCAAAGCGTTTATTAAGAACAATCGCATGATCAACCTAAGTTCGCGGCACATTCTAGAGCGCTATCTGCGCGAGATTCAAAAACGTTTAAGCTTCGAG gaGGATGAAGAGGATATGCTGGAGATTGACGAGCAGCTGCATCGTCTCAAGACTCTGGCCATTACCGATCCGTACGAGTGCAACAGCGACTGGCAAAAGTTCATTTACGACAACAATTTGGTGCGCGTGGTCAAGTCGCTGTTCAACACCGATATGCCCACGGCCTGTCTCATCTGGCGCCGCCATTCCAGCAGCATTCTGCCGCACCTCAACGAGGATGAATTGCGCACACTGCTGGGCTTCATACCGAGCAACACGAAGCCGTTTAATGTGGTGCAATGGCTGCGTCAGTTCATACCGATGGTCAGCAATACGCATCCCAGCATTATGCCATTCATTACCGACTGGAGCATTGAGATGACGCGCAAGCTGCAGTATAACACGCATTGGCCAAATATTGGCCTGGAGTTCGCCACCAAAATCTTGGAGATTTTTgaggaaattcaatttacataTTC TGACGTGCGACGGCAGCAGGAGCGGAATGTGGGTAAGCTGCGGGACCTGGTCAATGCATTGCAGGATTTGTTTGTGCTAAAGACCAACTACAACATGGGCTTCACATTGGACAACTACATGCAGGACTCGATAGATGCCACAGCCTTGAGCATACTGCAGCATGTGCAGCTGGATAAGCTGCAGCGACTGGTGAAGGACTTTATGTATCCCATATTCCAGGAGAAGGGACGCCAGCCACTGGCCGTCATCAAGCAGTACATTGCCCAGCTAGTGGCCAGCCGTCAGTCGTCCAGCAAATGGCTGGAGCGGGCCATGGCCTGCATTGAGCTGCTGCACAACGAGGACAGTCGCTTGGAGTGCGCTCTGTCGGTGCTGCAGAATGCGCCGTTGCCTTGGCCCGAGACTTTGGGGCCGCTGATCAAGCTGCGCAACTCAACGCATCCGCTGGCCGCGAAGATCAATGCAGAGTATGAGATTCAGGTGATCAAGATCATGAAAGTGAAGTATGGCTGGCCGGCAGACAGCTCGGCGGACATCAACCTGGAGCTGTTTATGATGCGCATCGTGAAACTGAATCTGCCCGACATGCTGGACGATATACGCACACTGACCAAGGCGGCGCCAGAGATCTCCACCGGTGCTAATTTCAACTGCTGCTACCAGATGGCCAGACGCGGGCAAATCGAAATGGCCTACGAGTTCTTCAAGTCTCTGGGCAGCGAAACGAACGACAAGCATCGCCTGGATGTCGTGGAGATCTTTGCCAATCTGCTGGAGAACAGCTCCACGGCTTCGTTTGTCAACGAAACCAAAGTGCAGGAGCATCTGAATGTGCTGGAACTCTTTAAGCTGTTCCTGCCACACGTTGAATCTGTGTACGAGCGTCGCTACCTGATCATCAAGCATCGTTTCCATCTACGCGAGAAGTTCAGCATTGAGCTGAGCTGCAGCGGCGAACTTATCCCACTGTGTCGCCGCCACGAGCTGCTGGATGAGGCGATTGAGAGGATCATTGAACGTGCGCAGGCCACGCTGAATGTGTCCGCTTTTATGGCCAGCGAAATGGGTGAACTCTGCACGGCGCTGGATCTGTCGAAAGTGTTTGGTCTGCAGCGGCTGTGCCAGCGTGTGGCATGTCTGCCCCTCAGCTGTGCCTTGGCCTATCATGTCCTGCAGTTCTTCGATTGTGTGCCAGCCAACAGCAGTGATTACATTAACCTGGCCTTGGAGTTGATTGTCCAGCAAATTGACTCGGCAAAGGGCAACAATCAGG ACTCTCCATCATCGCTGCAATTGATCAACGAGAGTGATCCCTTGAGCTTCCCTCTGGCCTACGATCTGCTCACGTCTGCCTTGCTGCATGAGCGAAGCCGTCGGAGGGATCTTGTGGAGCTCATTCAGTACATTCGTGTGGCAGTTATACACTATCCCCTGGATGCCATCACCACGCACTACAATGGCAAGGAGCAGGCGATCAATGAGAACATTTGTCGCGCCCTGGATGGCACGCCAATGGCTTTGGGCGAGACAACGCTTAACTTTACGAGTGCCCTGAATGGTTCGTTTGATGTGAAAccactgccgcagcagctgcagcaaacaACATCGAAGAAACGCTACTCGGTGTCCATGTTCGATGAGGTGGAAGTGCAGCCagcacagcagccgcaacagaaG CGAAACATCAGTGGTCGCCTGCCCATTGTCAAGTTCTTGGCCCGCACGCTGCTGGTGATGATTACAGAGGCGGAGCCCACGAATtcaatgctgctgcaagtgcgcCAATCGCTGGCGGAGAATGTCAAGGCAGACATTGATGGTGCACGCGCCGATTTCTTTCTGTCGCTGGAGTATCTGACCAAGGCCAAGGAGCACGATGTGTGGTATGTGATGTCGCAGTATCTGCTGGAGTATCAGAAGCAGAACTGCAAAAAGAAGCGGATCATCAATGAGGGCTTCATCTCGCTGCAACTGAGGCGCATCTTCCGGAATGCCATGAACAACAAGGATGCTAATTTCATAGAGCTATTCAGCATGCTGGTGGCCGATGGTGAGGCGGTGGCACAGCTCGATAAGCTCTCCACGGAGGTGAAGACCGATCTGCAGAAGATTAACTTCCTGACGCTCTCGGCCATGTACAGCGAGCACATTGAGGACATGGACAATGTGCAAATAATACGCGCCAA GCGCCTCAAGCTCTATTATTATCTGGAATTCTGTCAGCAGGATCCACGCATCAAGGGCAAGTTCAATGCGGACATGGACAACATTGAGCATCTGCTGAAGGAGTTCCACAACAAGCAGCTGGACGTGACGCTGCTGGAGCGCATGAGCCgtgactttggctttgactaTCAGAAGATTCTCATCACTCAGATTCTAAGCATACTGAATGCCCAGGAGCTGCGTTTCGAGATCAAGCGTGACACCTTCGGCGACGATGAATTGGTCATGCTGAGCAGCGCCCAGGAGATGCAGGAGATGTGCCAGCCGTACATCAATGAGATCAAAAACGTGGAGCTATTTACCTCCAAGCTGAAGCAATTTATTGAAGAGATCAACATCTACTTCTACGAACTTTACATGTGCGTCATCAACATCTTAATGTTCTTTGATGCTGCACCCAAAGAGATGGAGATCTGGACCAATATTTTACACTTTCTGCGCCACAAGATGATCACGCGACGACGCAATCGTCCGGGACAGCTGGAGACGGACATGTGGCTCAAATCGCAGCGGGAGAATGGCGTGCTACCGAAAATCTCGCGCTATCGTTTGCCCTTCAAGCCAATTGTCGAGCAACCGCTGAAGGATATACTCG ATAGCGAGCTGAATGTGGACAACTGCCAGAGCTGGTTTCCGCTCATCCAAATGTATACGGCCCTCAAGGGCTCCAAGGACAGCAACCAGAACTGTGATTACTTCTGCATGTCGGCGGTGAAGAACTCAATAGCCGAATACAAGTCGAAGAACGAGTCGGAATCGTGGAGCTTGCATCCCACAAACAATGCCTTTCTCAAGTCGATCCTGCGGCTCGTGAAGAAGGTGCACAATCCGAACAAAGCCTTTCTCATACTCTACTTTGTGTCGAACTATGCTCGCGATGGTGCGGACATGGTGGAGGCCTCCTACGAGTGCTGGAACTTTATCAAGGAGAGCGGCCATCTGATCACCGATGCCAAGAGTCAGGAGCAAGTGGCGAAGGTGAAGCGTCGCTATCCCATACAGAAGACACAGCACTTGCTGTATGTCTACGGCCTAACCGACGAGAAGCTGCTGCGACTGGTGGAGAATCCCACGGAGCTGATACACAGCCTCTACCACCACGAGCTGATCATCAAGTCCAGCAAGGTGGACATCAATGCGCTGGTCACGGAGATAGCCAATCTGCACGATCTCAACTTGGGCTCCATACAGTTCCGTTTGCTGCAGAAGTGGCTCTCGGTGACCATGGAGCCGGCAGATGGCACTATGCTGGAGGAGACTTTCTTGGAGGATCAAAACTGGTCCGATCAGCATGGCGCGGGCGACACCAGCTGCattggcggcagcagcagcgatgatGCCAGCGAGAATGTGGTGCGCGCATTTTATATACTCAGCAGCTGGCCCAAATCGGAGGCTGTGAAGTTTCTGGTGGGCCTAATATTCAAGGGAGG CTCCGTGAACACCTCCACACAGCTGCAGATGTACGAGTGCTATTCGAAGCTCAACGATGGCAGCAACTCCTTCACGAACACCATCAGCCAGCGCCAGTTTATCACCATCAAGTGCGTCCACGAGCTGAAGGCGCTCGGCTACAAGTCAAACATTGACAAGTTCGCCGATGATCACTGCAACAAGATTGATATTCTGAAGATGATTTGGCAGCGCAATGCCGAGAATCCGCTCTCGCTGGAGGTGATGGCCAACATTTGTCTGGGCTTTGATATCCACTTGCCCAAGATCTGGAATGGCATACTCAAGCGTATGGTGATGTTTCATATGCTGCGCGAACTGAATGCCCTGCTGGATGTGCTCAGTTGTCGTCCACAGTTGCTGCATCTGGATGGACTGGCATTGGCCTGGGACTATGTGCTCTGCCATCCGCTGAAGAATGCCGTGCAGACGCGTTCGTTTGCCCAGGAAGAGCTGCTGCACAAGACGCTGTTGCGGCTGCAAGGCTGTCCAGTGGTGCATGCCCTCAATCTCGTACAGTTTGCCGAGCTGTGCATACTGATCCATCGACCACACATGGCAGCAGCTCTACTCAGCTTCTGCCaaagcagcgagcagcgtGAAAAGGTCAAAAAG CTAATTGCGAACCGACAAGGAGACAATCTACGGCAACATATCTTGGATTTGGAAGAGgctggcctgctgcctgtggTACTCAATTTTGCACTCAAAGAATTGAAGCTGTAG